Sequence from the Candidatus Syntrophosphaera sp. genome:
TAGTCATAGGAGCGACCGTGAATATCATAAATCAAAAGACTGGCTGGATAGAAGTTATCTGCGGCAGCATGTTCAGCGGCAAGACGGAGGAACTGATCCGCCGCATTCGCCGCGCTGAATATGCCCGCCAGCCTTTGCTGGTCTTCAAACCGGCGATCGACAAACGCTATGATGCCAATAACATAGTTTCGCATTCGCAGATGCAGGCGCCCTCGATTCCGATCAATACGCCAGCGGAGATTTATGAATACCTAAAGGACGAGATCAAGATCGTGGCCATTGACGAAGCCCAGTTCTTTGACGAATCGATCGTGGATGTCTGCGACGACCTTGCGGATAAAGGATTCCGGGTGATAGTCGCCGGGCTGGACCAGGATTACACCGGCAAACCCTTTGCCAGCATGCCCCAGCTTCTGGCCATCGCCGAATACGTGACCAAAAACCTGGC
This genomic interval carries:
- a CDS encoding thymidine kinase; this translates as MNIINQKTGWIEVICGSMFSGKTEELIRRIRRAEYARQPLLVFKPAIDKRYDANNIVSHSQMQAPSIPINTPAEIYEYLKDEIKIVAIDEAQFFDESIVDVCDDLADKGFRVIVAGLDQDYTGKPFASMPQLLAIAEYVTKNLA